The Bifidobacterium eulemuris genome includes a window with the following:
- a CDS encoding S9 family peptidase: MSDETVMAMTSFDETRMRPPVARRAPETREFHGDVFNDDYAWMRDKDAPEVREYVDAQNRYCEARMAHLVGLRGTLFEELKSHVEETDMSVPTRVNDYWYFTRTQEGRQYGIQCRLPIRGADDWDPPQVDPKGEPGSMPGEQIVFDANVEAQGHDFFRLGGMDLSRDGRWLLYGVDVTGDERYDFHIRDLSAEGAGEHTELPEVFTGIGGACLTPDGRYVFWVELDDAWRPCAIWRHKVGTPVESDTCAYREADERFWAGVGISFDERNVVIGTGSKTTTEVLMLPVDTPEGEFRAFIPRESGVEYDVSFACFEGAGENGADIPLAVVYHNAKNPNFEIDVIDMREHEPPYRLGEGVCVAAGSPYGCERGDDVEPGASARPIATPYFNPVNPPILQGMHGLGIEGIAIHQHFVSLSYRADGLPRVAMMTKRDAAEDFLAGRAWRFRELTPPALENDWDVDDYGDSMFAEAFGAQIDVEPLIADDTAGPHRRPSAQDSLSAFDGASADEMPGETRRLYSIGAGGNPSYEAPRMRYSFSSYTRPGELREIDPVTGEDVLLKRARVLGGFDARDYMERRVWITARDGERVPVSLVWRRDLPVQDAPMFITSYGAYEISSDPGFSVSRLSMLDRGVLYAVPHIRGGGEMGRAWYEQGRRLNKRHSFEDFVDATIALQDARLADARRTVANGGSAGGLLMGAVANLAPDRFAGIEADVPFVDALTSILDPSLPLTVTEWDEWGDPLHDAEVYRYMKSYTPYENLPESGPFPKIFITTSMNDTRVLVVEPLKWLAAMHERGFDAVAKIEVEAGHGGISGRYKQWEEVSYENAWCLSVMGIAR, translated from the coding sequence ATGAGTGACGAGACGGTGATGGCGATGACCTCCTTTGACGAAACGCGCATGCGCCCGCCCGTGGCGCGGCGCGCGCCCGAGACGCGGGAGTTCCACGGCGACGTGTTCAACGACGACTACGCGTGGATGCGCGACAAGGACGCGCCCGAGGTGCGCGAATACGTGGACGCGCAGAACCGGTACTGCGAGGCGCGTATGGCGCATCTGGTCGGATTGCGCGGCACGTTGTTCGAGGAGTTGAAATCGCATGTCGAGGAAACCGACATGTCCGTGCCCACGCGTGTGAACGACTATTGGTATTTCACGCGCACGCAGGAGGGGCGGCAGTACGGCATCCAATGCCGATTGCCGATTCGCGGCGCTGACGATTGGGATCCGCCGCAGGTGGATCCCAAAGGCGAACCGGGGTCGATGCCCGGCGAGCAGATCGTGTTCGACGCCAACGTCGAGGCGCAAGGTCATGATTTCTTCCGTCTGGGCGGCATGGATTTAAGCCGCGACGGCCGCTGGCTGCTGTACGGCGTGGATGTGACCGGCGACGAACGCTACGATTTTCATATCCGCGACCTGTCGGCCGAAGGGGCCGGCGAGCATACCGAACTGCCGGAGGTGTTCACCGGCATCGGCGGCGCATGCCTGACACCCGACGGACGATATGTGTTCTGGGTGGAACTCGACGACGCATGGCGTCCGTGCGCGATATGGCGGCATAAGGTCGGCACGCCGGTCGAATCGGACACATGCGCGTACCGCGAGGCCGACGAACGATTCTGGGCCGGCGTGGGCATCAGCTTCGACGAGCGTAACGTGGTGATCGGCACCGGTTCGAAAACCACCACCGAAGTGCTGATGCTGCCCGTCGACACGCCCGAGGGTGAATTCCGCGCGTTCATCCCGCGCGAGTCGGGTGTGGAATACGATGTGAGCTTCGCCTGCTTCGAAGGGGCCGGCGAGAACGGCGCGGACATTCCGCTGGCGGTGGTCTACCACAATGCGAAGAATCCGAACTTCGAAATCGACGTGATCGATATGCGCGAGCACGAGCCGCCCTACCGTTTGGGTGAGGGCGTGTGCGTGGCGGCCGGCTCCCCATACGGTTGCGAGCGTGGCGATGACGTGGAACCGGGCGCTTCGGCGCGGCCGATCGCCACGCCGTATTTCAATCCCGTGAACCCGCCCATCCTGCAGGGCATGCACGGATTGGGTATCGAGGGGATCGCGATTCACCAGCATTTCGTCAGCTTGAGCTATCGTGCCGACGGTCTGCCGCGCGTGGCGATGATGACCAAGCGGGATGCCGCCGAAGACTTTCTGGCCGGGCGTGCGTGGCGCTTCCGCGAGCTCACACCGCCCGCGTTGGAGAACGACTGGGATGTGGACGATTATGGCGATTCCATGTTCGCGGAGGCGTTCGGAGCGCAGATCGACGTCGAGCCGCTGATCGCCGACGACACCGCCGGGCCGCATCGCCGGCCGTCCGCGCAGGACAGTCTTTCCGCCTTTGATGGCGCGTCGGCCGATGAGATGCCGGGCGAAACCCGTCGCCTGTATTCGATCGGCGCGGGCGGCAACCCCTCGTATGAGGCGCCGCGCATGCGCTACTCCTTCTCCAGCTACACACGCCCCGGTGAGCTGCGCGAAATCGATCCGGTCACCGGCGAGGACGTGCTGCTCAAGCGCGCGCGGGTGTTGGGCGGTTTCGACGCGCGCGACTATATGGAACGGCGTGTGTGGATCACCGCGCGCGACGGCGAGCGCGTGCCCGTGTCGCTGGTGTGGCGTCGCGATCTGCCCGTGCAGGACGCCCCCATGTTCATCACCAGTTATGGCGCGTATGAGATCAGCTCGGATCCAGGGTTCTCGGTGTCCCGTCTGAGCATGCTCGACCGTGGCGTGCTGTACGCCGTGCCGCATATCCGCGGTGGCGGCGAGATGGGCCGCGCCTGGTACGAGCAGGGGCGGCGGCTGAACAAACGGCACTCCTTCGAGGATTTCGTCGACGCGACCATCGCCCTGCAGGATGCGAGACTGGCGGATGCGCGCCGGACCGTGGCGAACGGCGGATCGGCCGGCGGCCTGTTGATGGGAGCGGTCGCGAATCTCGCGCCTGACCGTTTCGCCGGCATCGAGGCGGATGTGCCGTTCGTGGACGCGTTGACCTCGATTCTCGACCCGTCGCTGCCGCTGACCGTGACCGAATGGGACGAGTGGGGAGACCCGCTGCACGACGCCGAGGTGTACCGGTACATGAAGTCGTACACGCCGTATGAGAATTTGCCCGAAAGCGGCCCGTTCCCGAAGATCTTCATCACCACGTCGATGAACGACACGCGTGTGCTGGTGGTGGAGCCGCTCAAATGGCTGGCCGCCATGCATGAGCGCGGATTCGACGCCGTGGCCAAAATCGAGGTGGAAGCTGGGCATGGCGGCATCTCCGGCCGCTACAAGCAGTGGGAGGAGGTCTCCTACGAGAACGCGTGGTGCCTGAGCGTGATGGGCATCGCGCGTTAA
- a CDS encoding glycoside hydrolase family 36 protein: MTPTSPDGVAQRDAKPIVEISTPITGSNDNRLELAETLAGQQLRFDHARATTPPRHDDMTPYRLEITQTASFDALQPHGRTFGDEATEHTDSSPCPAQCPSGITVTSVFEAYPGVSAARTYTRISADAPFIVEAISSCNLTLPMDANDCDTEHATILWADSAWAVENDWHAAPLRDTTLRDRSFAINPGISSSVFARRSTSTWSTGTSQPDGVLELARLDRKPVCSVMWQIEHNGAWTWEIGENFPGLRVAAFGPEYRDHQWWTTVDPEHPFETVPVSFAIAAGDWQQANAEMTFQRRALRRAKAIELGRSNEFTHMQHTVVYNDYMNTLFGDPRLDKELPLIDGAAKVGADVFCIDAGWYDSTDGGWWNMVGEWQASDNRFGDMGLAGLAETIRVRGMGLGLWLEPEVVGIGSPLASSLPDEAFFMRHGVRVSDSGRYLLDFRSPAARDHVTRTVDRLIDEFGVVFFKFDYNTIPGVGTELNASSAGEGLLDHCRAYLDWLDDLRRRHPDVMIENCASGAMRADYAQLSRLDMQSTSDQCDPLVYAAIAAGAGLTILPEQQGNWGYAQQEMDDETAILTLAAGILGRLYLSGFLDRMDDNRLALVRDAIALHRTVLQSQQSLVPWWPAGLPDFNGDWLVAGLRPAANSNDDGYLTVWRRSGDASCSFALPDHVGLEQVFPNPDAPEHAPSAKPWSFTRGDDGMVTLTAGTTDVPSARIFRITR; this comes from the coding sequence ATGACGCCGACGTCGCCGGATGGCGTCGCACAACGCGACGCCAAACCGATCGTGGAGATCTCGACCCCCATCACCGGATCCAACGACAACCGTCTAGAGCTGGCCGAAACCTTGGCCGGACAGCAGCTGCGGTTCGACCACGCCCGCGCAACAACGCCGCCGCGGCATGACGATATGACCCCATATCGGCTGGAGATCACACAAACGGCGTCCTTTGACGCGCTGCAACCGCACGGGAGGACGTTCGGCGACGAAGCCACGGAACATACCGACAGCTCACCATGCCCGGCGCAATGCCCGTCAGGCATCACCGTAACCTCGGTGTTCGAGGCCTACCCCGGCGTCTCCGCGGCGCGGACCTACACCCGCATCTCAGCCGATGCCCCGTTCATCGTGGAGGCGATATCCTCATGCAATCTCACCTTGCCGATGGACGCCAACGACTGCGATACGGAGCATGCGACCATATTATGGGCAGACTCCGCTTGGGCCGTGGAAAACGACTGGCATGCCGCGCCTTTGCGTGACACCACCCTGCGCGACCGCAGTTTCGCCATCAACCCGGGCATCTCAAGCTCCGTGTTCGCGCGGCGTTCCACTTCCACATGGAGCACCGGAACATCGCAGCCGGACGGCGTTCTCGAACTCGCGAGGCTTGATCGGAAGCCGGTTTGCTCCGTGATGTGGCAGATCGAACACAACGGCGCCTGGACTTGGGAGATCGGCGAGAACTTCCCTGGACTGCGCGTGGCCGCTTTCGGCCCCGAATACCGCGATCACCAGTGGTGGACCACCGTCGACCCGGAACATCCCTTCGAGACGGTGCCGGTGTCGTTCGCCATAGCGGCCGGAGACTGGCAGCAAGCCAACGCCGAGATGACGTTCCAAAGAAGGGCGCTGCGCCGCGCGAAGGCCATCGAACTTGGGCGGTCTAACGAATTCACGCATATGCAGCATACGGTCGTCTATAACGATTACATGAACACCCTGTTCGGCGATCCCCGCCTCGACAAAGAACTGCCGCTTATCGACGGCGCGGCGAAGGTCGGTGCCGACGTGTTCTGCATCGACGCCGGCTGGTACGACAGCACCGACGGCGGCTGGTGGAATATGGTGGGCGAATGGCAGGCATCCGACAACCGCTTCGGCGACATGGGCTTGGCTGGCCTGGCCGAGACGATTCGCGTGCGAGGCATGGGCTTGGGCCTGTGGCTCGAGCCTGAGGTGGTCGGCATCGGCTCACCGCTGGCGAGCAGCCTGCCGGACGAGGCGTTCTTCATGCGCCATGGGGTGCGCGTGAGCGATTCCGGGCGTTATCTGCTCGATTTCCGCTCCCCTGCCGCCCGCGATCATGTGACGCGGACCGTGGACCGGCTGATCGACGAATTCGGCGTGGTCTTCTTCAAATTCGACTACAACACCATACCGGGTGTCGGCACCGAGCTGAATGCCTCATCCGCAGGCGAGGGATTGCTGGACCACTGCCGTGCCTATCTGGATTGGTTGGACGATCTTCGCCGACGCCATCCCGATGTGATGATCGAGAACTGCGCGTCCGGTGCCATGCGCGCCGATTACGCCCAACTGTCCCGTCTCGACATGCAGTCGACATCCGACCAGTGCGATCCTCTGGTGTACGCGGCGATCGCCGCCGGCGCCGGTCTGACGATTCTGCCCGAGCAGCAAGGCAACTGGGGCTACGCCCAGCAGGAGATGGATGACGAGACGGCGATCCTCACGTTGGCCGCCGGCATACTTGGCCGCCTGTATCTTTCCGGATTCCTCGACCGCATGGACGATAATCGTCTCGCATTGGTGAGGGACGCCATCGCGTTGCACCGCACGGTATTGCAGTCGCAGCAATCCCTGGTTCCTTGGTGGCCTGCGGGCTTGCCTGACTTCAACGGCGACTGGCTGGTCGCCGGGCTTCGACCCGCTGCGAATTCGAATGACGACGGCTATCTGACGGTGTGGAGGCGGTCCGGTGACGCCTCGTGTTCCTTCGCACTGCCGGACCACGTCGGATTGGAGCAGGTATTCCCCAATCCCGACGCTCCCGAACATGCGCCGAGCGCGAAACCATGGTCCTTCACCCGCGGCGATGATGGCATGGTCACGCTTACCGCCGGCACCACCGACGTCCCGTCGGCACGCATCTTCCGAATCACCCGATAA
- a CDS encoding sialate O-acetylesterase — protein sequence MSHDESHMGATTGPAPGANLTGTANMAEASDKPHAPMELRPAAVFSHRMVLQRRRPIPVFGTGEPGRTVMVTLASSERSGMLALCGDGRSDSVVASGTVGDDGNWLVELPPLEAGDGYELTVTDRSGIRLVYHHVGVGEVWLAGGQSNMELELRNAADGERAVNDSADPGLRFFNTPKCGHVSDELTRLENESVWVVCAPDTSGAMSAVAYWFAHRLRERLETHVPIGIIDCYVGGTSISCWMSETTLESSPSGRGYLERYHAIVDGKTERQMHEETDAWQRDFDAWNAAIAADQASQPDIDWETLNARHGECPWPPPMTTFSQYHPTGPFEAMICRVAPYALHGFLWYQGEEDERFADDYRAMLGMLVGEWRARWEGETLPFIIAQLPQWISKSDFDAGIDHRYWPVLREAQRDVSLAIADVYTVPLMDCGEFNNIHPTDKRTPGERLANAALNRIYGCADVPADVPEPVSWSYSSNENASDDDAGDANVHVSAGSVIVRFDHAEELRFSDKNASLEPPKHFESRESTPSFRPAGASGFEVSTDDGVWHPVAARITHSADDPGESFVTLPLPDTLHPTGIRYGWASWGVPPLSNRWDIPAFPFSHLIPHASSTTIR from the coding sequence ATGTCACACGACGAATCCCATATGGGCGCGACCACCGGTCCAGCCCCCGGCGCGAATCTCACCGGCACCGCGAACATGGCGGAGGCGTCCGATAAGCCGCACGCCCCCATGGAGTTGCGCCCCGCCGCCGTGTTCTCGCACCGCATGGTACTGCAGCGACGCCGCCCCATCCCCGTATTCGGCACCGGAGAGCCCGGACGCACCGTCATGGTCACGCTGGCCTCGAGCGAGAGATCCGGAATGCTCGCCTTATGCGGCGACGGCCGCAGCGATTCCGTCGTCGCCAGCGGCACCGTCGGAGACGATGGGAACTGGCTGGTGGAGCTGCCGCCGCTGGAGGCCGGCGACGGATACGAGCTCACCGTCACGGACCGCTCCGGGATCAGACTCGTCTACCACCATGTGGGTGTGGGCGAGGTATGGCTTGCCGGCGGGCAGAGCAACATGGAGCTCGAGTTGCGCAACGCGGCGGACGGCGAGCGGGCGGTGAATGATTCCGCCGATCCGGGGCTGCGGTTTTTCAACACCCCCAAATGCGGGCATGTCAGCGACGAGCTGACGCGCCTCGAGAATGAATCCGTATGGGTCGTCTGCGCGCCCGACACCAGCGGCGCCATGTCCGCGGTGGCCTACTGGTTCGCGCACCGGTTGCGTGAACGGCTGGAGACGCACGTGCCCATCGGCATCATCGACTGCTATGTGGGCGGCACATCGATCAGTTGTTGGATGAGCGAAACAACCTTGGAGTCCTCTCCGTCCGGACGAGGATATCTCGAACGGTATCATGCGATCGTCGATGGCAAAACCGAACGGCAGATGCACGAGGAAACGGATGCCTGGCAACGTGACTTCGACGCGTGGAACGCCGCCATCGCCGCGGATCAGGCGTCGCAGCCGGATATCGATTGGGAGACGCTCAACGCCCGTCATGGCGAATGCCCGTGGCCTCCGCCGATGACCACGTTCTCTCAATACCATCCCACGGGACCCTTCGAGGCGATGATCTGCCGAGTGGCACCGTATGCGCTCCATGGATTCCTGTGGTACCAAGGCGAGGAGGACGAACGATTCGCCGATGACTACCGCGCGATGCTCGGGATGCTTGTCGGCGAATGGCGCGCACGGTGGGAAGGCGAAACGCTCCCGTTCATCATCGCGCAACTGCCGCAATGGATATCCAAATCGGATTTCGATGCGGGCATCGACCACCGCTACTGGCCCGTGTTGCGCGAGGCACAGCGGGATGTCTCGCTCGCCATCGCCGACGTATACACCGTTCCACTCATGGATTGCGGCGAATTCAACAACATTCATCCCACGGACAAGCGCACACCGGGCGAGCGCCTCGCAAACGCCGCACTCAACCGGATCTATGGATGCGCCGACGTTCCAGCGGACGTCCCCGAACCGGTGTCATGGTCGTATTCATCCAACGAGAATGCAAGCGATGACGACGCCGGCGACGCAAACGTCCACGTAAGCGCAGGATCCGTCATCGTACGGTTCGACCATGCCGAAGAACTACGCTTCTCCGACAAGAACGCCAGCCTCGAGCCTCCGAAGCACTTCGAGTCGAGGGAATCGACCCCGTCGTTCCGTCCGGCGGGCGCATCCGGATTCGAAGTCTCCACGGACGACGGCGTCTGGCATCCGGTCGCGGCACGGATCACGCATTCCGCGGATGATCCGGGCGAATCCTTTGTCACGTTGCCCTTGCCCGACACGCTTCATCCGACCGGCATCCGTTACGGATGGGCCAGCTGGGGCGTCCCGCCGTTGTCCAATCGCTGGGATATCCCGGCATTCCCGTTCTCCCATCTCATTCCCCACGCGTCATCGACTACCATTCGTTGA
- a CDS encoding GDSL-type esterase/lipase family protein has protein sequence MMFVSPNHPAIRTMGRIDETDPTRPIWVYPYTQATFRFTGTTLAMRVVNTRTYGDSHIGAVIDGFQVKARIPLDGTETTIPLAENLPDIEHEVTVFKRQDGQHHIQILGFEFDDGAEILPPATPCPDRRIEVFGDSVSCGERNEATLYAGRPDPDVDLSAYSNAWFSYAAITARDLGAQLHDVSQGGVSLLDGIGWFNGPDYIGQESMWDRIEYNPALGESKPWDFSRYTPHVVIVAIGQNDANPNDFMKDDYDGEQARHWRARYTDFLRSLRGAYPHARIVCMTTVLQHDPSWDRAIDEACRASGDPLVTHLLFSRNGSATPGHPRISEHEEMARELIAYLASFGPEIWED, from the coding sequence ATGATGTTCGTCTCCCCCAATCACCCGGCCATCCGTACGATGGGACGAATCGACGAGACAGACCCGACGCGCCCCATATGGGTGTATCCCTACACGCAGGCGACGTTCCGTTTCACAGGAACCACGCTTGCCATGCGTGTCGTCAACACCCGCACCTACGGAGACAGCCACATAGGCGCGGTGATCGACGGATTCCAAGTCAAGGCGCGCATTCCCCTCGACGGCACGGAAACAACCATCCCCCTGGCCGAAAACCTGCCCGACATCGAACACGAGGTCACCGTGTTCAAACGTCAGGACGGTCAACACCATATCCAAATACTCGGTTTTGAGTTCGACGATGGCGCTGAGATCCTACCGCCGGCCACTCCATGCCCAGACAGACGCATCGAGGTGTTTGGAGACTCCGTCTCATGCGGCGAGCGCAACGAGGCCACACTCTACGCCGGCCGACCCGATCCCGATGTGGATCTAAGCGCCTACAGCAACGCCTGGTTCTCCTATGCCGCCATCACGGCACGCGACCTTGGCGCGCAGCTGCACGATGTCTCCCAAGGCGGCGTCTCCCTGCTCGACGGCATCGGCTGGTTCAACGGCCCCGACTACATCGGCCAGGAAAGCATGTGGGACCGCATCGAATACAACCCCGCCTTGGGCGAGTCCAAACCTTGGGACTTCTCCCGCTATACCCCGCACGTCGTGATCGTGGCCATCGGGCAGAACGACGCGAATCCCAATGATTTCATGAAAGACGACTACGACGGCGAACAGGCCCGCCATTGGCGCGCGCGTTATACGGATTTCCTGCGCTCGTTGCGCGGCGCGTACCCCCATGCGCGCATCGTATGCATGACCACCGTACTGCAACACGACCCCTCCTGGGACCGGGCCATCGACGAAGCCTGCCGGGCGAGCGGCGACCCGCTCGTCACGCATCTGCTGTTCTCCCGCAACGGATCAGCCACTCCGGGTCATCCCCGCATCAGCGAGCATGAAGAGATGGCCCGTGAGCTCATCGCATATCTCGCCTCGTTTGGTCCCGAAATCTGGGAGGATTGA
- a CDS encoding GH1 family beta-glucosidase — translation MTTTFPEGFLFGTSTASYQIEGAVNEGGRCPSIWDTYSHTPGKVLNSDTGDIACDSYHRWQEDIAMLADLGVDAYRFSVAMPRVMPVENGAPNAEGLDYYERFVDMLLAKGIAPIVTLYHWDLPQYLGDKNGWLNRETAYRLGEYAGIVAGRLGDRVHTYITLNEPWCSSYLSYGGTEHAPGLGLGPGAFPAVHHLNLAHGLMCQAVRAEVGEAADLSVTLNLQMNRGDADAVHRLDLIANRAFLDPMLRGYYPDELFAITHGICDWNFVQDGDLEQIHQPIDVLGINYYSTNLLAMSDRPQFPQSTEASTNPGASDVDFLPTEGPHTEMGWNIDPKGLTDLLVRVWDDYRLPLIVTENGIAVVDTLETDGNGDKAVHDVKRVDYYRRHLAAALDAIDQGVDLRGYCAWSLMDNFEWAWGYARRFGLVYTDYETLERIPKDSFLWYRDVIAKRGL, via the coding sequence ATGACCACCACATTTCCTGAAGGGTTCCTGTTCGGAACTTCCACCGCCTCATACCAGATCGAGGGCGCCGTCAATGAAGGAGGGAGATGCCCGTCCATCTGGGACACGTACTCACATACCCCGGGCAAAGTGCTCAACTCGGACACCGGTGACATAGCCTGCGATTCCTACCACCGTTGGCAGGAGGACATCGCGATGCTCGCGGATCTCGGAGTCGATGCCTATCGGTTCTCCGTGGCGATGCCGCGCGTGATGCCGGTCGAGAACGGTGCGCCGAACGCCGAAGGTCTTGATTATTACGAGCGTTTCGTCGATATGCTGCTCGCCAAGGGCATCGCCCCCATCGTGACGTTGTACCACTGGGACCTGCCCCAGTATCTCGGGGACAAGAACGGGTGGCTCAACCGTGAAACCGCATACCGCCTAGGCGAATATGCCGGCATCGTGGCGGGGCGGCTCGGCGATCGGGTGCACACATACATCACACTTAACGAGCCCTGGTGCTCCTCATACCTGAGCTACGGAGGCACCGAGCACGCGCCGGGTCTCGGGTTGGGCCCCGGCGCGTTCCCGGCGGTGCACCACCTCAATCTCGCGCATGGTCTGATGTGTCAGGCCGTGCGGGCGGAGGTTGGTGAGGCGGCCGATCTGTCCGTCACTCTGAATCTGCAGATGAACCGCGGCGATGCGGATGCCGTGCATCGTCTCGATCTCATCGCCAACCGCGCGTTCCTCGATCCGATGCTGCGTGGATACTACCCGGATGAGCTGTTCGCCATCACCCACGGCATCTGCGATTGGAACTTCGTCCAAGATGGGGATCTGGAGCAGATCCACCAGCCGATCGACGTTCTGGGCATCAACTACTACTCCACCAACCTGCTGGCCATGTCGGACCGCCCGCAGTTCCCGCAATCCACCGAAGCGTCCACCAACCCTGGTGCCTCCGATGTGGATTTCCTACCCACCGAAGGTCCCCATACCGAAATGGGGTGGAACATCGATCCCAAGGGACTGACCGATCTTCTGGTGCGAGTGTGGGATGACTACCGTCTGCCCCTCATCGTCACGGAAAACGGCATCGCCGTCGTCGACACGCTGGAGACGGATGGCAACGGCGACAAGGCCGTGCATGACGTCAAGCGCGTCGACTACTACCGCCGCCATCTCGCCGCCGCTCTCGACGCCATCGATCAAGGCGTCGACCTTAGGGGCTATTGCGCCTGGTCGTTGATGGACAACTTCGAATGGGCCTGGGGATACGCGCGCCGGTTCGGCCTCGTCTATACGGATTACGAGACGTTGGAGCGCATCCCGAAAGACAGCTTCCTGTGGTATCGCGACGTCATCGCGAAACGGGGCCTGTGA
- a CDS encoding ABC transporter ATP-binding protein: MATDKTENSQHVQDIPADTPWSFEEYLAAYRRHAGHPIQILLRLIKGNTGDLFIAMLGLVAKQSPVWVIPIVTRNIINIVTYPEQHSLHEFWLNLGIGLAFVVQNIITNWVFAYHLGKANRSVEQKLRGSLVVKLQQLSIRFHNETQSGRLLSKVMRDVENVETLLDQLFRSLPLVTLDITIAVTVTAFASPKVLLFFVCSVPVAVIALYCFRKPIRETNHDFRSQMERTQAAVAEMIEMIPVTRAHGLQQVEIKQMSRKLAGIHDTGLRLDVVNGVFGATSWVIFQAFQLGCLAFTGYMAWQGQIQVGDVVLFQTYFAQIVNGISSLINLYPVLTKGVESISSIGEILQADDVEQHSILAPTGAIPNDFKGDVEFRNIDFRYSPEYPWVLRDFSLNVPAGQSVALVGDSGSGKSTLLNLLIGFAQPEKGQVLVDGTDLNATDLNTYRHHIAVVPQNTILFSGTLRDNIAYGLDDVDDAAVEQVIREVGLEDVVSELPNGVDTKLGEHGGTLSGGQRQRIAIARALIRNPRIIIFDEATSALDSVSERKVQEATEKMMGRCTTFIVAHRLSTIRNADRIVVMEHGRVIEEGTYDDLMAAHGKFYRLKKLQE; this comes from the coding sequence GTGGCAACAGACAAAACCGAGAATTCCCAGCACGTGCAAGACATCCCCGCCGACACCCCTTGGTCGTTCGAAGAATACCTGGCCGCATACCGCAGGCACGCCGGGCATCCCATCCAAATCCTGCTGAGGCTGATTAAGGGCAACACCGGCGACCTGTTCATCGCCATGCTGGGATTGGTGGCCAAACAGTCACCGGTATGGGTGATTCCGATCGTCACGCGCAACATCATCAATATCGTCACCTATCCGGAACAGCACTCGCTGCATGAGTTCTGGCTCAATCTCGGCATAGGACTTGCTTTCGTCGTGCAGAACATCATCACGAATTGGGTGTTCGCCTATCATCTGGGCAAGGCAAACCGTTCGGTCGAACAGAAACTCCGTGGCAGTCTCGTCGTCAAGCTCCAACAGCTGTCGATACGGTTCCACAACGAGACGCAATCCGGCAGATTGCTGTCCAAAGTGATGCGCGATGTGGAAAACGTCGAAACACTGTTGGACCAACTATTCCGCAGTCTGCCGTTGGTGACGCTCGACATCACCATAGCCGTCACGGTCACGGCTTTCGCCAGTCCTAAAGTGCTGCTGTTCTTCGTATGCTCGGTGCCGGTCGCCGTCATCGCGCTCTATTGCTTCCGCAAGCCCATCCGTGAGACCAACCATGACTTCCGTTCCCAAATGGAGCGGACGCAGGCTGCCGTGGCGGAGATGATCGAGATGATCCCCGTCACCAGGGCGCACGGGCTTCAACAGGTGGAGATCAAACAGATGAGCCGCAAACTCGCCGGCATCCACGACACGGGACTGAGACTGGATGTGGTCAACGGCGTCTTCGGCGCCACCAGTTGGGTGATCTTCCAAGCGTTCCAACTCGGATGTCTCGCTTTCACCGGATATATGGCGTGGCAGGGTCAGATTCAGGTGGGAGACGTGGTTTTGTTCCAGACGTACTTCGCGCAGATCGTCAACGGCATCTCCAGCCTTATCAACCTGTACCCTGTGCTCACCAAAGGCGTGGAATCCATCAGCTCCATCGGAGAGATTCTCCAGGCGGACGATGTGGAGCAGCATTCGATCCTCGCTCCGACAGGCGCAATCCCCAACGATTTCAAGGGCGATGTGGAATTCCGTAACATTGATTTTCGATACAGTCCGGAATATCCATGGGTGTTGAGGGATTTCTCATTGAACGTGCCGGCGGGGCAATCGGTGGCCTTGGTGGGGGATTCCGGCTCCGGCAAGTCCACCCTGCTCAATCTGCTCATCGGCTTCGCCCAACCGGAGAAAGGCCAGGTGCTCGTGGACGGCACCGACCTCAACGCCACCGATCTCAACACGTACCGTCATCATATCGCCGTGGTTCCGCAGAACACCATCCTGTTTTCAGGGACGCTGCGCGACAACATCGCCTATGGTCTCGACGATGTGGATGATGCCGCGGTGGAACAGGTCATCCGTGAAGTGGGGCTCGAGGACGTGGTTTCGGAATTGCCGAACGGCGTGGATACGAAGCTCGGCGAACACGGCGGCACGCTGTCCGGCGGGCAACGGCAGCGCATCGCCATAGCCCGCGCGCTGATCAGAAACCCACGCATCATCATTTTCGATGAGGCGACCAGCGCCTTGGACTCCGTCTCCGAACGCAAAGTGCAGGAGGCGACGGAGAAGATGATGGGTCGGTGCACGACGTTCATCGTCGCGCACCGGCTGTCCACCATCCGCAACGCGGACCGCATCGTCGTCATGGAGCATGGTCGCGTCATCGAGGAAGGCACCTACGACGACCTGATGGCCGCCCACGGCAAGTTCTACAGACTCAAGAAACTCCAGGAGTAG